In the genome of Francisella salimarina, one region contains:
- a CDS encoding glutamate-5-semialdehyde dehydrogenase, translating to MSLSIVEMGKNAKQAAKELAQANTELKNNVLHQLEKSLLDNAEYILQQNQKDLDNAKKNNLSKAFVDRLTLTPARIESMAQGVRQIADFADPIGKIEKGFKHPKGMTISQVRVPLGVIAMIFESRPNVTIDAGALALKSGNAIILRGGSDALHTNIALKNIFQEVCEMHGLSKNIVQLVEDVARERVTELVTLDKYIDVIIPRGGKSLKKAIQQQATVPMIETGVGICHTYIDEFADLDKAIKIVINAKTQRPGVCNALETLLVHQNIAEKFLPKLEIELAKYNVELRANNESLKYLENATLTTTEDWDAEYLDLVLSIKTVANINEAIEHINTHGSMHSECIVTENYTNTEIFLNEVDAAAVYANASTRFTDGSEFGFGGEIGISTQKLHARGPMGINELTTLKYIIRGNGQVRG from the coding sequence ATGAGCTTGTCTATCGTAGAAATGGGTAAAAATGCTAAGCAAGCTGCAAAAGAGTTAGCTCAGGCAAATACAGAGCTTAAGAATAATGTGTTACATCAGTTAGAAAAATCATTGTTAGACAATGCTGAGTATATTTTGCAACAGAATCAAAAAGATCTAGATAATGCTAAAAAAAATAATTTATCAAAAGCATTTGTTGATAGGTTGACACTAACTCCAGCACGAATAGAATCTATGGCTCAAGGGGTTAGGCAAATTGCTGACTTTGCAGATCCTATAGGCAAGATTGAGAAAGGCTTCAAGCATCCAAAAGGAATGACAATCTCTCAAGTTAGAGTGCCATTAGGTGTAATCGCAATGATTTTTGAATCACGCCCAAATGTAACTATAGATGCTGGAGCATTAGCATTAAAATCAGGTAATGCTATTATCCTTAGAGGTGGTTCTGATGCTTTGCATACAAATATTGCTTTGAAAAATATTTTCCAAGAGGTATGTGAAATGCATGGGTTATCAAAAAATATAGTACAGCTAGTCGAGGATGTTGCTAGAGAGCGTGTAACAGAGTTAGTAACACTAGATAAATATATTGATGTGATAATTCCAAGAGGTGGCAAAAGTCTTAAAAAGGCTATCCAACAGCAGGCTACTGTTCCAATGATAGAAACAGGGGTGGGGATTTGTCACACTTATATTGATGAGTTCGCGGATTTAGATAAAGCTATAAAGATAGTTATAAACGCAAAAACCCAGCGCCCTGGAGTTTGCAATGCCTTAGAAACTCTTTTAGTTCATCAAAATATAGCGGAGAAATTCTTACCTAAGTTAGAAATAGAGCTTGCTAAATACAACGTTGAACTAAGAGCCAATAATGAGAGTTTAAAATATCTAGAAAATGCTACACTAACGACTACAGAAGATTGGGATGCTGAATATTTAGATTTAGTACTTTCTATCAAAACAGTGGCAAATATTAATGAAGCTATAGAGCATATTAATACCCATGGTAGTATGCATTCAGAGTGTATAGTTACTGAAAATTATACAAATACAGAGATTTTCTTAAATGAAGTAGATGCCGCAGCTGTATATGCCAATGCTTCAACTAGATTTACAGATGGTTCTGAATTTGGTTTTGGCGGCGAGATTGGTATTAGTACGCAGAAGCTTCATGCTAGAGGACCAATGGGTATCAATGAACTTACAACTCTAAAATATATTATTAGAGGAAATGGGCAGGTTAGGGGATAG
- a CDS encoding alpha-hydroxy acid oxidase gives MKKNLLKITSLDDMRKIYHRRVPKMFVDYCESGSWQQKTLEHNQKDFDKYFFRQKVLTDIQHRSLKTKILGQEYSMPLAFAPVGLLGMQHADGEIHAAKAAEEFGIPFTLSTMSICSTEEVAKHTTKPFWFQLYMMKDRKFMANLIASAKHAGCSALVLTADLQMLGNRHADIKNGLTVPPKPTLKNLINLSTKTYWCLNMLKTKNRTFGNIANHAENKGGFASLGKWTNEQFDLSLNWHDVEWVQKQWNGPMIIKGIMDTQDAVMAQNTGADAIVVSNHGGRQLDGAPSSISMLEEIVDAVDPKLEVLIDSGIRSGQDLLKAKALGAKAGLIGRPMVYGLGAYGEQGAYRVLEIFHQEMDKTMAFCGFTDINNVDKSILVK, from the coding sequence ATGAAAAAAAATCTACTAAAAATCACATCTCTTGATGATATGCGTAAAATTTATCATCGTAGAGTTCCTAAAATGTTTGTTGATTACTGTGAATCAGGCTCATGGCAACAAAAAACGCTAGAGCATAATCAAAAAGATTTTGATAAATACTTTTTTAGGCAAAAAGTGCTAACTGATATCCAACATCGATCGTTAAAAACCAAAATTCTTGGACAAGAATACAGTATGCCTTTAGCATTTGCTCCAGTTGGTCTACTAGGAATGCAGCATGCAGATGGCGAGATTCATGCTGCCAAAGCAGCTGAAGAATTTGGTATTCCTTTTACACTATCAACAATGTCTATCTGCTCTACAGAAGAAGTAGCTAAGCATACAACCAAACCTTTTTGGTTTCAGTTGTATATGATGAAAGATAGAAAGTTTATGGCAAATCTTATAGCAAGTGCGAAGCATGCTGGTTGTAGTGCCCTAGTACTAACTGCTGACCTACAAATGCTAGGTAACCGCCATGCCGATATAAAAAATGGCTTAACAGTACCTCCAAAACCTACTCTTAAAAATCTAATTAACCTAAGTACTAAAACATACTGGTGCTTGAATATGTTAAAAACCAAAAATAGAACCTTTGGTAATATTGCAAATCATGCTGAAAATAAAGGTGGTTTTGCATCTCTTGGTAAATGGACAAATGAACAATTTGATTTAAGCCTAAATTGGCATGATGTCGAGTGGGTACAAAAGCAATGGAATGGTCCAATGATTATCAAGGGAATTATGGATACACAAGATGCTGTTATGGCGCAAAATACTGGTGCTGATGCAATAGTAGTCTCAAATCATGGCGGTCGCCAATTAGATGGAGCGCCTTCTAGCATATCTATGCTTGAAGAGATAGTTGACGCAGTAGATCCAAAGCTTGAAGTTCTAATTGATAGTGGTATTCGTAGCGGTCAAGATTTACTCAAAGCAAAAGCTCTCGGAGCTAAAGCTGGACTAATTGGTAGACCAATGGTTTACGGTCTTGGTGCTTATGGCGAACAAGGTGCTTACAGAGTACTTGAAATTTTCCATCAAGAAATGGATAAAACTATGGCATTTTGTGGTTTCACAGATATCAATAATGTAGATAAATCTATACTAGTAAAATAA